Proteins encoded together in one Paracidovorax wautersii window:
- the rnhA gene encoding ribonuclease HI, with product MNQVVIYTDGACKGNPGPGGWGVVLRSGALEKELFGGELGTTNNRMELLAVIEGLAALKRPCTVTLFLDSQYVRKGITEWIHSWKKKGWRTAAGQPVKNVELWKRLDELVTTSGHVIDWRWVKGHAGDPGNERADALANKGVDKVLGRATA from the coding sequence TTGAATCAGGTTGTGATCTATACCGATGGGGCTTGCAAGGGCAATCCGGGGCCTGGCGGTTGGGGGGTGGTGCTGCGCTCGGGCGCGCTGGAAAAGGAACTGTTCGGCGGTGAACTCGGTACCACCAACAACCGCATGGAGCTGCTGGCGGTGATCGAGGGCCTGGCCGCGCTCAAGCGCCCCTGCACGGTGACCCTGTTCCTGGACAGCCAGTACGTGCGCAAGGGCATTACCGAATGGATCCACAGCTGGAAGAAGAAGGGCTGGCGCACCGCCGCCGGCCAGCCGGTGAAGAACGTGGAGCTGTGGAAGCGGCTGGACGAACTGGTCACCACCTCGGGCCACGTGATCGACTGGCGCTGGGTGAAGGGCCATGCGGGCGACCCGGGCAACGAACGGGCAGACGCGCTGGCCAACAAGGGCGTGGACAAGGTGCTGGGCCGCGCCACGGCGTGA
- a CDS encoding class I SAM-dependent methyltransferase yields MSDEIIGLHHWFDSPPGRYLLAWEQERYDELVADLFGYHALQVGMPGLQGLRANRMPHRWLAVGPDQALLMTGQGAQASAQTPAGAAPALMADPVALPFADASLDLVLLPHALELSVDPHVALREVERVLVPEGKVVISGLNPLSLWGLRQRRERLYQRVGAGGSLYLPDVGEFIAPGRMRDWLRLLSFEVETVSFGCYRPAVRQARWLESFQWMDALGARWWPILGAAYMVVAVKRVHGMRLLTPAWRKAPHMAAAPVPVARRDAAPRKR; encoded by the coding sequence ATGAGCGACGAAATTATAGGTTTGCACCACTGGTTTGACTCGCCCCCGGGGCGCTACCTGCTCGCCTGGGAGCAGGAGCGCTATGACGAGCTGGTGGCCGACCTGTTCGGCTACCACGCGCTGCAGGTCGGCATGCCGGGGCTGCAGGGTCTGCGTGCCAACCGCATGCCGCACCGCTGGCTGGCCGTGGGCCCCGACCAGGCTCTGCTGATGACGGGGCAGGGCGCGCAGGCGTCGGCACAGACGCCTGCCGGCGCGGCCCCGGCGCTGATGGCCGACCCGGTCGCACTGCCCTTTGCCGACGCCAGCCTGGACCTGGTCCTGCTGCCCCATGCGCTGGAGCTGAGCGTGGACCCGCATGTCGCCTTGCGCGAGGTGGAGCGCGTGCTGGTGCCCGAGGGCAAGGTCGTGATCAGCGGCCTCAACCCCTTGAGCCTGTGGGGCTTGCGCCAGCGGCGCGAGCGCCTGTACCAGCGCGTGGGCGCCGGCGGCTCGCTGTACCTGCCGGATGTGGGCGAGTTCATCGCGCCCGGCCGCATGCGCGACTGGCTGCGGCTGCTGAGCTTCGAGGTGGAGACGGTGAGCTTCGGCTGCTACCGGCCTGCCGTGCGGCAGGCGCGCTGGCTCGAATCCTTTCAATGGATGGATGCGCTCGGTGCCCGCTGGTGGCCCATACTCGGGGCCGCCTACATGGTGGTCGCCGTCAAGCGCGTGCACGGCATGCGGCTGTTGACGCCGGCCTGGCGCAAAGCGCCCCACATGGCCGCCGCCCCGGTGCCGGTGGCGCGCCGCGATGCCGCGCCGCGCAAGCGCTGA
- a CDS encoding transglycosylase SLT domain-containing protein, translating into MKPLHILLLASLLWLTGCATTGSPTSSANSSPSSPTPDAAVYPNGPLKPITAVNGLGAHGVAATQAPADLWERIRRGFAMPDLQGDLVQDREQWYATRPDYIQRMTERSSKYLFHIVEELELRGMPTELALLPYIESAFNPQAVSSAKAAGMWQFMPATGTYFDLKQNAFRDDRRDVLASTRAALDYLQKLYGMFGDWHLALAAYNWGEGSVGRAIAKNQKLGLGTSYTELTMPAETRMYVPKLQAVKNIVANPQAFNTELPLIENHPYFQTVEITRDIDVSLVAQLADVREQDFRALNPSLHRPVILAAGMPRILLPWDNAQVFRKNLEAYTEGQYASWTVWSVPSNMTVSAAAQRAGMSEADLRKINGIPPRMMIKAGSALMVPRSTTTQQDVPGQIADNGQLAFTPEIVTRRTSVRAGKRDTVATIARKYKLLAADVANWNDVKSSASFKAGQQVTVYLPVRMAAAASSSSSARAPAKAVKRTAAASSQPARKGGTPSKVKKR; encoded by the coding sequence ATGAAACCTCTGCATATCCTGCTCCTCGCCAGCCTGCTCTGGCTCACAGGCTGCGCCACCACCGGCTCCCCCACCTCGTCGGCCAACTCCTCTCCCTCATCCCCCACGCCGGATGCAGCCGTCTACCCGAACGGCCCGCTCAAGCCCATCACCGCCGTCAACGGCCTGGGCGCCCACGGCGTGGCCGCCACGCAGGCGCCTGCCGATCTGTGGGAGCGTATCCGCCGCGGCTTCGCCATGCCCGACCTGCAGGGCGATCTGGTGCAGGACCGCGAGCAGTGGTATGCCACGCGCCCCGACTACATCCAGCGCATGACGGAGCGCTCCAGCAAGTACCTCTTCCACATCGTCGAGGAACTGGAGCTGCGCGGCATGCCGACCGAGCTGGCCCTGCTGCCCTACATCGAGAGCGCGTTCAACCCGCAGGCCGTCTCCAGCGCCAAGGCCGCGGGCATGTGGCAGTTCATGCCCGCCACCGGCACCTATTTTGACCTGAAGCAGAACGCGTTCCGCGACGACCGCCGCGACGTGCTGGCCTCCACCCGCGCCGCGCTGGACTACCTGCAGAAGCTGTACGGCATGTTCGGCGACTGGCACCTGGCACTGGCCGCCTACAACTGGGGCGAAGGCAGCGTGGGCCGCGCCATCGCCAAGAACCAGAAGCTCGGCCTGGGCACCAGCTACACCGAACTGACCATGCCCGCGGAAACGCGCATGTACGTGCCCAAGCTGCAGGCCGTGAAGAACATCGTGGCCAATCCACAGGCGTTCAATACCGAGCTGCCACTGATCGAGAACCACCCCTACTTCCAGACGGTGGAAATCACCCGGGACATCGACGTGTCGCTCGTCGCCCAGCTGGCCGACGTGCGCGAGCAGGACTTCCGCGCCCTCAATCCGTCGCTGCACCGCCCCGTGATCCTGGCCGCCGGCATGCCGCGCATCCTCCTGCCCTGGGACAACGCGCAGGTCTTCCGCAAGAACCTGGAGGCCTACACGGAAGGCCAGTACGCCAGCTGGACGGTGTGGAGCGTGCCCTCCAACATGACGGTGTCCGCTGCAGCGCAGCGCGCGGGCATGAGCGAGGCGGACCTGCGCAAGATCAACGGCATTCCGCCCCGGATGATGATCAAGGCCGGCTCTGCGCTGATGGTGCCGCGCAGCACCACGACCCAGCAGGATGTGCCAGGCCAGATCGCGGACAACGGCCAGCTGGCCTTCACCCCCGAGATCGTCACGCGCCGCACCTCGGTGCGGGCCGGCAAGCGCGACACGGTCGCCACCATCGCGCGCAAGTACAAGCTGCTGGCGGCCGACGTGGCCAACTGGAACGATGTGAAGTCGAGCGCGAGCTTCAAGGCCGGCCAGCAGGTGACCGTCTACCTGCCGGTGCGCATGGCTGCGGCCGCATCGTCCTCATCGTCTG
- the gloB gene encoding hydroxyacylglutathione hydrolase: MTLLPLPALTDNYIWMLHDGRQALVVDPGEAAPVLDALRSTGLPLQAILVTHHHGDHVGGVQALREATGAQVYGPANERMPEPLTRLAQGDAVTALGLQWQVLDVPGHTSGHIAYYCPDVDGAPVLFCGDTLFSGGCGRLFEGTPAQMQASLDALAALPGGTRVCCAHEYTLSNLKFARAVEPRNAALLQYSSACEALRQQARPTLPSLMDTERAINPFLRTRVAEVARAAHGFDAQVDPNDAVAVLAALRQWKNEFR; the protein is encoded by the coding sequence ATGACCTTGCTGCCGCTACCCGCCCTCACTGACAACTACATCTGGATGCTGCATGACGGCCGACAGGCCCTCGTGGTGGATCCGGGCGAAGCGGCCCCGGTGCTGGACGCGCTGCGCAGCACGGGTTTGCCACTGCAGGCGATTCTAGTCACCCACCACCACGGCGATCATGTGGGCGGCGTGCAGGCGCTGCGCGAGGCCACCGGCGCGCAGGTGTACGGCCCGGCGAACGAGCGCATGCCCGAGCCCCTCACCCGGCTGGCGCAGGGCGACGCGGTCACCGCCTTGGGTTTGCAGTGGCAGGTCCTCGATGTGCCCGGCCACACCAGCGGCCACATCGCCTACTACTGCCCCGACGTGGATGGCGCCCCGGTGCTGTTCTGCGGCGACACGTTGTTTTCGGGCGGCTGCGGGCGATTGTTCGAAGGCACGCCGGCGCAGATGCAGGCCTCGCTCGACGCGCTGGCGGCCCTGCCTGGCGGCACACGGGTATGCTGCGCCCACGAATACACCCTGTCCAACCTGAAATTTGCGCGCGCCGTGGAACCTCGCAACGCCGCGCTGCTCCAGTACTCCAGCGCCTGCGAGGCCCTGCGCCAGCAGGCACGTCCCACGTTGCCGTCGCTCATGGACACGGAACGTGCCATCAACCCATTCCTGCGCACCCGCGTTGCCGAAGTGGCCCGTGCGGCCCACGGCTTCGACGCGCAGGTCGACCCGAACGACGCAGTGGCCGTATTGGCGGCGCTGCGCCAATGGAAGAACGAGTTCCGATGA
- a CDS encoding thioredoxin family protein — MTYASRHLAQPPAREEVDRLPGATVLEFGTPWCGFCQRAQPLIEQALEDRDEVAHVKVEDGPGQRLGRSYGVKLWPTLVFLREGKEVARLVRPSDAQSIHEAVQGITAAA; from the coding sequence GTGACCTACGCATCCCGCCACCTCGCCCAGCCCCCGGCCCGCGAAGAGGTCGACCGCCTGCCGGGCGCAACCGTGCTGGAGTTCGGCACCCCGTGGTGCGGTTTCTGCCAGCGCGCCCAGCCCCTGATCGAGCAGGCCCTGGAGGACCGCGACGAGGTCGCGCACGTCAAGGTGGAAGACGGTCCCGGCCAGCGACTGGGGCGCAGCTATGGCGTGAAGCTCTGGCCCACGCTGGTGTTCCTGCGCGAAGGGAAAGAGGTTGCGCGCCTCGTGCGGCCGAGCGATGCGCAGAGCATCCACGAGGCGGTTCAGGGCATCACGGCCGCAGCCTGA